One part of the Phragmites australis chromosome 3, lpPhrAust1.1, whole genome shotgun sequence genome encodes these proteins:
- the LOC133911033 gene encoding bidirectional sugar transporter SWEET12-like, translating into MVTVGHPLVFAVGILGNILSFLVILAPVPTFYRVYKKKSTESFQSVPYVVALLSAMLWLYYALLSMDVLLLSINAIACVVESVYLAIYLVYAPKDALTFTVKLLCTMNVGLYGAMVAFLQFYIEGQRRVSIAGGIGAAFALAVFVAPLTIIRQVIRTKSVEFMPFWLSFFLTISAVVWFFYGLLMKDFFIAMPNVLGLLFGLAQMALYLVYRNPNKNGAVSVLQANDQKDQQLQAPHVAATLDADGEVVSADTDGAKNSVVVEIMPIPPLETAPPPRPLPAMTAQTAVEVV; encoded by the exons ATGGTTACCGTTGGGCACCCATTGGTCTTTGCTGTGGGGATACTAG GAAACATCTTATCATTCTTGGTTATCCTTGCACCAgt GCCGACGTTTTACCGTGTGTACAAGAAGAAGTCGACGGAGTCGTTCCAGTCGGTGCCGTACGTGGTGGCGCTGCTGAGCGCAATGCTGTGGCTCTACTACGCGCTGCTCTCCATGGatgtcctcctcctctccatcaACGCCATCGCCTGCGTCGTCGAGTCCGTCTACCTCGCCATATACCTCGTCTACGCCCCAAAGGACGCACTG ACTTTCACCGTGAAATTGTTGTGCACCATGAACGTGGGGCTCTACGGCGCCATGGTCGCCTTCCTGCAGTTCTACATCGAGGGCCAGCGCCGCGTCTCCATCGCCGGTGGCATCGGCGCCGCCTTCGCCCTCGCCGTGTTCGTCGCTCCTCTCACCATCATC CGGCAAGTGATCAGGACTAAGAGCGTGGAGTTCATGCCGTTCTggctctccttcttcctcaccaTCAGCGCCGTCGTCTGGTTCTTCTACGGCCTCCTCATGAAAGATTTCTTCATCGCG ATGCCGAACGTGCTGGGGCTGCTGTTCGGGCTGGCCCAGATGGCGCTCTACTTGGTGTACCGGAACCCCAACAAGAACGGCGCCGTGTCGGTCCTGCAGGCCAACGACCAGAAGGACCAGCAGCTGCAGGCGCCTCACGTCGCGGCCACCCTCGACGCTGACGGGGAGGTGGTGAGCGCCGACACCGACGGCGCCAAGAATAGCGTGGTCGTCGAGATCATGCCAATTCCACCGCTGGAGACGGCGCCACCCCCGCGTCCACTGCCGGCGATGACCGCGCAGACGGCCGTGGAGGTTGTCTGA